From Flavobacterium arcticum, the proteins below share one genomic window:
- a CDS encoding helix-turn-helix domain-containing protein, with amino-acid sequence MTRDIIHINDFTILVEVASADKPTTDACCFEEPLIGVAFYGSGNVDLSVKYNGKEQLYSNTKGLTLAFYADEKVEFAHTVSPSKPLQCIVVATSIKNLDNLPNAEGEIFSSLLHQLVHPKDHYVEGPRFFMTPEMENIIQSLFNIQYEGKTKMMFFRSQITALLSHFFGQLSQQDNQSINESEREKLYLAKEILFKNLNNPPSLSELSKEIGLNTFKLKKNFKELFGTPVFKYLQNERLTIAHQMIRNEEATVQEAAWHVGYDSLSSFSNAFAKKFGYRPSQIKK; translated from the coding sequence GTGACAAGAGATATAATACATATTAACGATTTTACCATATTGGTAGAAGTCGCCTCTGCCGACAAACCAACGACAGATGCCTGTTGTTTTGAAGAACCTCTTATTGGTGTGGCTTTTTATGGCTCGGGCAATGTAGATTTATCTGTAAAATATAATGGTAAAGAACAGCTATACAGTAATACTAAAGGATTAACACTTGCTTTTTATGCAGATGAAAAAGTAGAATTTGCACACACAGTATCGCCCAGTAAACCTTTGCAATGCATTGTAGTAGCCACTAGCATTAAAAACCTAGATAACTTACCCAATGCAGAGGGCGAAATTTTTTCTAGCTTACTCCACCAGTTAGTACACCCTAAAGACCATTATGTAGAAGGTCCTCGATTTTTTATGACTCCCGAAATGGAAAACATCATACAATCGTTATTCAACATTCAGTATGAAGGCAAAACCAAAATGATGTTTTTTAGAAGCCAAATTACAGCGCTACTCTCTCATTTTTTCGGGCAGCTATCACAACAGGACAATCAGAGCATAAACGAATCTGAACGTGAGAAACTCTATCTTGCTAAAGAAATTTTATTTAAAAACCTTAACAATCCGCCCTCACTATCAGAACTTTCTAAAGAAATAGGGCTAAACACCTTTAAGCTCAAAAAAAACTTTAAAGAACTCTTTGGCACTCCTGTTTTTAAATATTTACAAAACGAACGGCTTACTATAGCCCACCAAATGATTCGTAATGAAGAAGCAACAGTACAAGAAGCCGCTTGGCATGTAGGTTATGATAGCCTTAGCTCTTTCTCTAATGCTTTTGCCAAAAAGTTTGGTTACCGCCCCAGTCAAATAAAAAAATAA
- a CDS encoding DUF5367 family protein, with protein MKTIRAIASGIIIWVLGVTIFTLSYYAPLLNDLDLQANIILSIALIPIVGIVSKSYFSTYTNTSGIKTGLIMLFTSTVLDATLTVPLLIIPNGGTYIEFFISIAFWLIVIEYLLIVVLSKRIWKTKKL; from the coding sequence ATGAAAACTATCAGAGCCATCGCATCAGGAATTATCATATGGGTTTTAGGTGTTACCATATTTACGTTATCCTATTACGCTCCTCTATTAAACGATTTAGACCTACAAGCAAACATCATATTATCTATTGCGCTTATACCCATAGTTGGTATAGTCTCAAAATCTTACTTTTCAACATACACAAACACTTCTGGTATTAAAACAGGATTGATTATGCTATTTACAAGCACTGTACTAGACGCCACTCTTACCGTGCCCTTACTCATTATACCAAATGGTGGCACTTATATCGAGTTCTTTATATCTATTGCTTTTTGGCTAATTGTTATTGAGTACCTCTTAATTGTTGTGCTTAGCAAAAGAATATGGAAAACTAAAAAACTATAA